The segment CCGAAGCAACTGAAGCTGCCGAGCCACCACTAGACCCTCCGGGAACTCTATTTAAATCCCAAGGATTTTTAGTAATCTTAAATGCAGAATTTTCCGTAGATGAACCCATAGCAAATTCATCCATGTTTGTTTTTCCTAAAAGTATTGCATTTTTATCATATAATTTTTTTACTGCAGTAGCATCATATGGAGAAATAAAGTTTTTCAGCATTTTTGAAGCACATGTAGTCTGTAAATTTTTTGTACAAATATTATCTTTTACAGCCATTGGAATACCTGCTAAATCATCTAAAATCTGTCCATTTTTTATCATGGTATCTATTTTATCAGCACATGATAATAATAAACTTTTTCTACATATCGTTATATATGATTGAACTAAATTTTCAACTTCATCAATTCTATTTAAAACTGACTCGACTAATTCTCTGCAAGAAATCTCTTTATTTCTCAATTTATCACTAACTTCATGAACTGTAAGATTATACAGCTTCATCAACACTCACTCCCTACAAGTGGTTCCAAGTTGCATGTTCTAAGTTTTCGGTCAAATCTCTAGGTTTTTTAACTCTTAACTGTTATCAGCTCTCAGTTCTCGGCTTAATGTCATTTCTCTATGGTATTTTTAAATTCTTAATTTTTAATTCTTAATTCTTAATTTTAATATATCCATCTATTTTATCTGGTGCATTTGCAAGTATATCTGCTCTATCATAGGAACATCTTTCTGTATCTTCTCTAAATACATTTTTAATTGAATGTACATAATATGTAGGTTCTATATTTTGAACATCTAATTCCTTTATCTTTTCTACATACTTTAAAAGAGAATTAAATTCATCTACAAAATCATCAATATCACTTTCACTCAATTCTAATTTTGCAAGATTAGCTACATATTTAATATCTTGTTTTGAAATCGACATAACATCTCCTCCATTAAATTTGGGTTATCAGTTCTCAATAAGATAACACGTTACAGGTAACAAATTCTCTAGTGTCTTCTTATAATTTTAAATTCTTAATTTTTAATTCTTAATTCTAATAACTCTTAACTATTTAATCATTTCTTCAAATTCTTCTTCTGTAATAACTCTTACTCCTAATTTATTTGCCTTATCTAGCTTAGAACCCGGATTTTCCCCTACAAGAACATAACTCGTTTTTTTACTAACACTGCCTGTAACTTTTCCACCTAATCTTTCAATTATTTCCTTAGCTTCATTTCTAGTATAATTGTTTAAAGTTCCTGTAAGTACAAAAGTTTTATCTTTTAATTTTAATTCCATTTCTCCATCTTCTGTAGCTTTTTTCTTACTTTCCATATTGACTC is part of the Caminicella sporogenes DSM 14501 genome and harbors:
- the gatC gene encoding Asp-tRNA(Asn)/Glu-tRNA(Gln) amidotransferase subunit GatC; translation: MSISKQDIKYVANLAKLELSESDIDDFVDEFNSLLKYVEKIKELDVQNIEPTYYVHSIKNVFREDTERCSYDRADILANAPDKIDGYIKIKN